From one Conexibacter woesei Iso977N genomic stretch:
- the recN gene encoding DNA repair protein RecN: MLHELRVENLLLIERAELRLAPGLNVLTGETGAGKTVLAHALDLLLGGRARSGIVRPGAAEAYVEGIFDLPDGLRALLGDRVAPDAEELVLARRVSAEGRTRAYLNGRSAAVADLREAAEGLIAFYGQHEHRKLTLASSQLELLDGACGPAQAGRREKYMNLHLRVRELEGSLDALRERAGARDRELDLLQFELAEIEAAEPSTEEEAELTARRDRLRHVEALRAAAFGASEAVVSDEGGVAGVLAAAGGLLDGVDSLDPALDALSARWRALAIEADDLAAELRSYGEGLDGEDGAGLDVIEERLAAWDRLKRKHGGSIESVLAYGAECRSRIAELDHAEVALEEAQAELARAVEARGALAKDLHRARAKAAKTLAVDVRTRLADLAMESATFTIELGEREAGPTGTDAVEFLISPNPGVPAAPLRETASGGELSRVMLSLLGSANAESDAVLVFDEIDAGIGGHTARAVGEQLRTLASGRQVVCITHLPQVASMATRHFSISKSTNSDTTITTVTELAEKQVVSELVRMLGAPADDVAARRHAKELRKAA, translated from the coding sequence GTGCTCCACGAACTGCGCGTCGAGAACCTCCTCCTCATCGAGCGGGCCGAGTTGCGGCTCGCGCCGGGCCTCAACGTCCTGACGGGCGAGACGGGCGCCGGCAAGACCGTGCTGGCCCACGCGCTGGACCTGCTGCTCGGCGGGCGCGCGCGTTCGGGGATCGTGCGACCGGGGGCGGCTGAGGCCTATGTCGAGGGCATCTTCGACCTGCCGGACGGGCTGCGCGCGCTGCTCGGCGACCGTGTGGCTCCGGACGCCGAGGAGCTGGTGCTCGCCCGCCGCGTGTCGGCGGAGGGACGCACGCGCGCGTACCTGAACGGGCGCTCGGCGGCGGTCGCCGACCTGCGCGAGGCGGCCGAAGGGCTGATTGCGTTCTACGGCCAGCACGAGCACCGCAAGCTGACGCTCGCCTCGTCGCAGCTGGAGCTGCTCGACGGCGCCTGCGGCCCGGCCCAGGCGGGGCGGCGGGAGAAGTACATGAACCTGCACCTGCGCGTGCGCGAGCTGGAGGGGTCGCTGGACGCGCTGCGCGAGCGCGCGGGCGCGCGCGACCGGGAGCTGGACCTGCTGCAGTTCGAGCTGGCCGAGATCGAGGCGGCGGAACCGTCGACCGAGGAGGAGGCCGAGCTGACCGCGCGCCGGGACCGGCTGCGCCACGTCGAGGCGCTGCGCGCCGCGGCGTTCGGCGCGTCGGAGGCGGTCGTCAGCGACGAGGGCGGGGTGGCCGGGGTGCTGGCGGCGGCCGGCGGGCTTCTTGATGGTGTCGATTCCTTGGATCCGGCGCTGGACGCGCTGTCTGCGCGCTGGCGCGCGCTGGCGATCGAGGCCGACGACCTCGCGGCGGAGCTGCGCTCGTACGGCGAGGGTCTGGACGGGGAGGACGGCGCGGGCCTCGACGTGATCGAGGAGCGGCTCGCAGCGTGGGACCGGCTGAAGCGCAAGCACGGTGGCTCGATCGAGAGCGTGCTCGCCTACGGGGCGGAGTGCCGCTCGCGGATCGCGGAGCTGGACCATGCGGAGGTCGCGCTGGAGGAGGCGCAGGCGGAGCTGGCGAGGGCGGTCGAGGCACGGGGCGCGTTGGCCAAGGACCTGCACAGGGCGCGTGCGAAGGCGGCCAAGACGCTGGCGGTCGACGTCCGCACCCGGCTCGCCGACCTCGCGATGGAGTCCGCGACGTTCACGATCGAGCTGGGCGAGCGCGAGGCCGGCCCGACCGGCACCGACGCCGTGGAGTTCCTGATCTCGCCCAACCCGGGCGTGCCCGCGGCGCCGCTGCGCGAGACCGCCTCCGGCGGCGAGCTGTCCCGCGTCATGTTGTCGTTGTTGGGCTCCGCGAACGCCGAGTCCGACGCGGTGCTGGTCTTCGACGAGATCGACGCCGGCATCGGCGGCCACACCGCCCGCGCGGTCGGCGAGCAGCTCCGGACGCTGGCGTCCGGCCGTCAGGTCGTCTGCATCACCCACCTGCCGCAGGTCGCCTCGATGGCGACGCGCCACTTCTCGATCTCCAAGTCCACCAACTCGGACACGACCATCACGACCGTCACCGAGCTGGCCGAGAAGCAGGTCGTCTCCGAGCTGGTCCGGATGCTCGGCGCACCCGCGGACGACGTCGCAGCCCGC
- a CDS encoding NAD(+)/NADH kinase has protein sequence MNGGSVKLATVMTHGRPSQTAAALESLRLAAVDAGFVLRFDREEVGKHGLAKAPGLDLDAPLSDDVDLCVVLGGDGTILRALRRYAGTSVPVFAVNFGEVGFLATIDPDEVGEGFAKAFRGEFEVMTLPALALEMPGGDQAAINDVSFHRKVGERVATLAYVVDGQEVGRVRCDGLVISTPAGSTGYNLANGGPVLAWGVEGYVVSFIAPHSLTARALVVSPDDVLEVHNRGLEPVDVSIDGRPAGELSPGEALASRFVREAADLAQLPGSSFYLRVRERFGRLAS, from the coding sequence GTGAACGGCGGCAGCGTGAAGCTCGCGACGGTCATGACCCACGGGCGCCCGTCGCAGACCGCGGCGGCGCTGGAGTCGCTGCGCCTGGCCGCGGTCGACGCCGGCTTCGTCCTGCGCTTCGATCGCGAGGAGGTCGGCAAGCACGGCCTCGCCAAGGCGCCCGGGCTCGACCTCGACGCGCCTCTGAGCGACGACGTCGATCTCTGCGTCGTCCTCGGCGGCGACGGCACGATCCTGCGCGCGCTGCGCCGCTACGCGGGCACGTCGGTCCCGGTGTTCGCGGTGAACTTCGGCGAGGTCGGGTTCCTGGCGACGATCGACCCGGACGAGGTCGGCGAGGGCTTCGCGAAGGCGTTCCGCGGCGAGTTCGAGGTGATGACGCTGCCCGCGCTGGCGCTCGAGATGCCCGGCGGCGACCAGGCGGCGATCAACGACGTGTCGTTCCACCGCAAGGTCGGGGAGCGCGTCGCGACGCTGGCCTACGTCGTCGACGGCCAGGAGGTGGGCCGCGTGCGCTGCGACGGCCTGGTGATCTCCACGCCCGCGGGCTCGACGGGCTACAACCTCGCCAACGGCGGCCCGGTCCTGGCGTGGGGCGTGGAGGGCTACGTCGTGTCGTTCATCGCGCCGCACTCGCTGACCGCCCGCGCGCTGGTCGTCTCGCCGGACGACGTCCTGGAGGTCCACAACCGCGGCCTGGAGCCGGTGGACGTGTCGATCGACGGCCGCCCCGCGGGCGAGCTGTCGCCGGGCGAGGCGCTGGCGTCGCGGTTCGTCAGGGAGGCCGCGGACCTGGCCCAGCTGCCGGGGTCGTCGTTCTACCTGCGCGTGCGCGAGCGGTTCGGGCGCCTGGCGTCGTAG
- a CDS encoding TlyA family RNA methyltransferase, whose amino-acid sequence MVKVRLDTLLHQRGLFDSRSRAAASVMAGEVRVRGERASKAGQLVDEDTELSVDEKPRFVSRGGTKLHNALTRFGISPRGRKALDVGASTGGFTDVLLQEGADHVIAYDVAYGELHWSLRTDDRVTVVERANARRMTPDELPYAPDLIVSDVSFISLTKVLPAVLACASPDRFDCLAMVKPQFEVGRDKLGSGGVVRVAQDRIDAFMSVARATRDASGCAVLGFASSGLPGPKGNLESFVWLAEPGREGALDDDGIAAAAAAVEDPQ is encoded by the coding sequence GTGGTCAAGGTCCGGTTGGACACCCTGTTGCATCAGCGCGGGCTCTTCGACTCGCGGTCGCGCGCGGCCGCGTCGGTCATGGCCGGCGAGGTGCGCGTGCGGGGCGAGCGGGCGAGCAAGGCGGGGCAGTTGGTCGACGAGGACACGGAGCTGTCGGTCGACGAGAAGCCGCGCTTCGTCTCGCGCGGCGGCACCAAGTTGCACAACGCGCTCACCCGCTTCGGGATCTCACCCCGCGGGCGCAAAGCCCTCGACGTCGGCGCGTCCACCGGCGGGTTCACGGATGTTCTCCTACAAGAAGGGGCAGACCATGTCATTGCCTATGACGTGGCTTACGGCGAGCTCCACTGGTCCCTGCGCACGGACGACCGCGTGACGGTCGTCGAGCGCGCCAACGCGCGGCGCATGACGCCCGACGAGCTGCCCTACGCGCCCGACCTGATCGTCAGCGACGTGTCGTTCATCTCGCTCACGAAGGTCCTGCCCGCGGTGCTGGCCTGCGCGTCGCCGGACCGCTTCGACTGCCTCGCGATGGTCAAGCCCCAGTTCGAGGTCGGCCGCGACAAGCTCGGCTCCGGCGGCGTCGTCCGCGTCGCGCAGGACCGGATCGACGCCTTCATGTCGGTCGCGCGCGCGACGCGCGACGCCTCCGGCTGCGCGGTCCTCGGCTTCGCCTCCTCCGGCCTGCCCGGGCCGAAGGGCAACCTGGAGTCCTTCGTCTGGCTCGCGGAGCCCGGCCGCGAGGGCGCACTCGACGACGACGGCATCGCGGCAGCGGCCGCAGCAGTGGAGGATCCCCAGTGA
- a CDS encoding EAL and HDOD domain-containing protein — translation MLFARQPILDADSRLAGYELLYRGEGGSESPHAATSRVAASALSDLGLRQATGGAPAFLNVTTEFLLAMDPLPFGPDGVVLEIAADRLPDGPLLERLGRLRQHGYMLALDGYAGQPSADPLLDFATLAKVDSRNLNPSGLALTVSHLRSRGIKPIANGVDAHTDHDRCADAGFELFQGDFVCRPREVVGHNVPTASIGALRLAAGISAGDEGDVDELEKAIALDPGLSLRLLRFVNSAAFSLRHQIKSVRQAIVLLGPRTVRQWAMLLLLSGIDEKRGPLLITALSRGRTCEAIARRLGADDANAYFFTGMLSVVDAMLDQPMDEAVRDLPLSEDVVAALVDRAGGKGRTLTMAEACERGAWDDAALPSLDAGELAVLHVEALTWADGTAAGLT, via the coding sequence GTGCTCTTCGCACGTCAGCCGATCCTGGACGCCGACTCCCGGCTGGCGGGCTACGAGCTGCTGTACCGCGGCGAGGGTGGCAGCGAGTCCCCGCATGCGGCCACGTCGAGAGTCGCGGCCTCCGCCCTCTCCGACCTCGGCCTCCGCCAGGCCACCGGCGGCGCGCCCGCGTTCCTGAACGTCACGACCGAGTTCCTGCTCGCGATGGACCCGCTGCCGTTCGGCCCCGACGGCGTCGTCCTCGAGATCGCCGCCGACCGCCTCCCGGACGGCCCGCTGCTCGAGCGCCTCGGCCGCCTGCGCCAGCACGGCTACATGCTCGCCCTCGACGGCTACGCCGGCCAGCCGTCGGCCGACCCGCTGCTGGACTTCGCGACGCTCGCCAAGGTCGACTCGCGCAACCTCAACCCATCCGGCCTCGCGCTGACCGTCTCGCACCTGCGCAGCCGCGGGATCAAGCCGATCGCCAACGGCGTCGACGCCCACACCGACCACGACCGCTGCGCCGACGCCGGCTTCGAGCTCTTCCAGGGCGACTTCGTCTGCCGCCCGCGCGAGGTCGTCGGCCACAACGTCCCGACCGCGTCGATCGGCGCGCTGCGCCTCGCCGCGGGCATCAGCGCCGGCGACGAGGGCGACGTCGACGAGCTGGAGAAGGCGATCGCGCTCGACCCGGGCCTGAGCCTGCGCCTGCTGCGGTTCGTCAACAGCGCCGCCTTCAGCCTCCGACACCAGATCAAGTCCGTGCGCCAGGCGATCGTCCTGCTCGGCCCGCGCACCGTCCGCCAGTGGGCGATGCTCCTGCTGCTCTCCGGCATCGACGAGAAGCGCGGCCCGCTGCTGATCACCGCCCTCTCGCGCGGGCGCACCTGCGAGGCGATCGCCAGGCGCCTCGGCGCCGACGACGCCAACGCCTACTTCTTCACCGGCATGTTGTCGGTCGTCGACGCGATGCTCGACCAGCCGATGGACGAGGCGGTCCGCGACCTCCCGCTCTCCGAGGACGTCGTCGCCGCCCTCGTCGACCGCGCCGGCGGCAAGGGCCGCACGCTCACGATGGCCGAGGCCTGCGAGCGCGGCGCCTGGGACGACGCGGCGCTGCCGAGCCTCGACGCCGGCGAGCTGGCGGTCCTGCACGTCGAAGCCCTCACCTGGGCCGACGGAACGGCGGCGGGACTGACGTGA
- a CDS encoding EAL and HDOD domain-containing protein — MSTGVAEAPPEAPRVLFARQAIVARGGRLAGYELLYRGPRGADGEIPDAEHATCQVLVGAFAEVGMSAAVGGATAFLNVTERFLREIDPIPLTPESTVLELLEDATPSPALMDRLAHLRAQGFRIALDDFAPTRANRQLLDAADLVKVDLRAHSRREASKIIKSISSSGIPVVAEKVEDQDEYDWAADAGAKLFQGYFFCKPTPLAGQELRAASIDRLRAAAGLTHPDSGLEEIEAAITVDPHLSLRLLQQLNSAAVMLPNRISSIRQGVILLGPRTVRQWALVLLLSGIGEQRGPLLATALARARTMELVAPMKGFTDRDAWFSVGLLSVCDALANAPMEQVVRELPLADDVIDALVHREGVKGEALQHAIACERGELPAQDARMFLAAYVDAVAWADAHAAGH, encoded by the coding sequence GTGAGCACCGGCGTCGCGGAGGCTCCTCCCGAGGCCCCGCGCGTCCTGTTCGCCCGCCAAGCGATCGTCGCGCGCGGGGGACGGCTCGCGGGCTACGAGCTGCTCTATCGCGGTCCGCGCGGCGCGGACGGCGAGATCCCGGACGCCGAGCACGCCACGTGCCAGGTGCTGGTCGGCGCGTTCGCCGAGGTCGGCATGAGCGCGGCGGTCGGCGGCGCGACCGCGTTCCTCAACGTCACCGAGCGCTTCCTGCGCGAGATCGATCCGATCCCCCTCACGCCCGAGTCCACCGTGTTGGAGCTGCTGGAGGACGCCACGCCCTCCCCCGCGCTCATGGACCGCCTCGCGCACCTGCGCGCCCAGGGCTTCCGGATCGCGCTCGACGACTTCGCGCCCACGCGCGCCAACCGCCAGCTGCTGGACGCCGCCGACCTCGTCAAGGTCGACCTGCGCGCGCACTCCAGGCGCGAGGCGAGCAAGATCATCAAGTCGATCTCGTCGAGCGGGATCCCGGTCGTCGCCGAGAAGGTCGAGGACCAGGACGAGTACGACTGGGCCGCCGACGCGGGCGCCAAGCTGTTCCAGGGGTACTTCTTCTGCAAGCCGACGCCGCTGGCCGGCCAGGAGCTGCGGGCCGCGTCGATCGACCGCCTGCGCGCCGCCGCGGGGCTGACGCACCCGGACTCCGGGCTGGAGGAGATCGAGGCGGCGATCACCGTCGACCCGCACCTCTCGCTGAGGTTGTTGCAGCAGTTGAACTCGGCCGCGGTGATGCTGCCCAACCGGATCTCCTCGATCCGCCAGGGCGTGATCCTGCTCGGCCCGCGGACCGTGCGCCAGTGGGCGCTGGTGCTGCTGCTGTCCGGGATCGGCGAGCAGCGCGGGCCGCTGCTGGCGACCGCGCTGGCGCGTGCCCGGACGATGGAGCTGGTGGCGCCGATGAAGGGCTTCACCGACCGCGACGCGTGGTTCTCGGTCGGCCTGCTGTCGGTCTGCGACGCGCTCGCGAACGCGCCGATGGAGCAGGTTGTACGGGAACTGCCGCTGGCCGACGACGTGATCGACGCGCTGGTGCACCGCGAGGGCGTCAAGGGCGAGGCGTTGCAGCACGCGATCGCCTGCGAGCGCGGCGAGCTGCCGGCGCAGGACGCGCGGATGTTCCTGGCGGCCTACGTGGACGCGGTCGCTTGGGCCGACGCCCACGCCGCGGGCCATTGA